Genomic DNA from Porites lutea chromosome 4, jaPorLute2.1, whole genome shotgun sequence:
AACTTATGATCATGAGTGATCcgtttctttctctctttacTTTTCTGTTAAGTTTTTATTCCACTGTTATTTTGATCAGGTTGACTTGCACGCTAGTAACCCCACAACAGAGGAAACATACAGCACAACCATCTTTGCGGGAAAAAAGCCAGACGATGCCATTCCAACCACGGTAGTTTGCCGTTTTGGTCCCTTTGGTGgtaagtacagtcgactcccgataactcgaatccttgctaactcgaacctcgcgctaactcgaaccaaaatcgatttcccctggatttccttcatacatttactgtagtTTTACCCTCGGTCCCTCTCGTGAAGGTGGGTTGGTCGGTcgggcaaaaaaaacaaaaaagaatgaacTCATGATTGCATATTGAATCTCACGTTTAGTCTGCAAGatataatcagatggtaaaagatgcatattaacaggactatcaaatgtctaGATAGGCTacaaaagcgaagtatcgatgataatttaagacaattggtgttaataaggcaagatcgtgtgcttgtaaattaaagtacttgcttctttacaagtgattctggaatttttttttttttttacttttcccaaaaaatgggtcggtcgggcgatgggaaacgaaacattttatgggaATGGccaaagtaagccttagaaattaaaacgACGTTCGATCAActacgctcgcgcattctaacGGAAGGACAtttgtgagcagggaataagtcagcacagaatttgattgttggcgaatttctgtaatcgtccatcgttctgctagtggtAAGCTAGGAGTTGTTCACTCGTCTCcggcttgtttggggctgagtcttaatccggtcaaagagagaaaaagagtgtctggcaaggtttccaatcaaagcctgatttgtgaactcgtgtctgacATATTCtgcaagtgtttatatatacacagttataagcaccttataacttcatctgcgcttaacgagtgtcttttggtccacaactttcaaaacaactgcccCACAGactgtcactgataacacgtcaCCGCGCAAAAGAGTATAGAAGTAtttgactgcacaataaatgtctcaaaatctacctaagcggtcccttcgggatttccTGTCTtaacgtcatcctaaccatttcgtaatTGCGGcttctgttcaagcaaatcgacattttttctggcatactgactgtatatttcaactgtacgtactttccttaatatacgcgcgagttactagagtgtcTCATCGTGATTTCGCCCTCTGGTCGAAATCCCTGCGGAGGCAATAaatttacccttgataactcgaaccatgttttgagcgcttataaagtcgggaaaaaaaaacaatgtactggcgtccgaaacattgaattttgaattttccatTGACGAGTACATGTTGTAGGCATATAGCTTACAAGTGGAGGTtaatgttgtttgtcacaactGATCTAACCGGAAACAGCTTTGCTCCTCAAAACAGTTAAACGCAATCCGCATGTTCCATTTACGCTctgttttgttatgttacgttctgatttatagtATAGAAGCATCGTTCCATTTTTACTTCAGTGATATTTCTACAGtgaaatgtgattaaaatgttcactgtacagtaaaaactggTTTCTCCCTTACTTCCGGCTATTTGTTTCGAgcttccgataactcgaacttttttcgatttcccttgaaggttcgagttatcgggaatCGACTGTATGATGTAACTAGATGTACCAATGAGAATCTTCAAAACTATAAAAGCACAGGTAATTAGTCATGAATTAGTGCTTTCAAGTGGAGTTTAATGCAGCTAATTATGAACGCGCGcctgtacagtcaactctctctaagacggacacctttgggaccggcactagctgtccgtcttaaagagatgtccgtcttatagaaagtCAAATAGAGGGGGctaagaaaggcagggaccaactctaggtgtccgttttacagaggtgtccgttaagagagagtcgactgtatacaGCTTCACAACTTGACGCAAAATGGAACGATCACGGATCATTTCAAAGAAGCATCGTGAAAGGCTCAGTATAAAGCGTCAGCATTGAATTCACGTTACTTTGTCAGTGATTTGTGGTATGTTTGATTTTCCCGCGCTCGGCCATGGCACTCGcggaatgaattttaaaaacaggTTCTATTTATTGCCGTATGATAAGGCCAGATATTTTTAGGCCATAATCAAACTATACCGGATATCTTTTCGTGCCGGCACGAAAACCTAGTATAATCTGGTATTTGACTTTTCACTTTCGAAATCGACGCAGCACATCTTCgcttcgttacagaaatcgcgctgaGCTGATCACCGTTTTcttgtgtgaacagaagccatATCCCggcggtatggttttcgtgccggcgcaaagaCTATTTGGTACATAGCCTTCATGTGAAATTCGCCTTTATGGTTGACAATGCCTTTACCGTTTGTGCCATCCATTTATTCAGGGCGCAGGTGTTGCCgacaaaatacaaaaacattaaaaatactCCACCATGGTCTACCATCGCTGAGCTCGGTCAGAAGAAAACAGGACATTGTAAATTGctaaaactttcttttaattttgataccttttttcttttccgctTCATACAGATAAGTCAGATTTTTCCAAGGATCCGACTACTATGGCAGTTTTTGCCCTGGTATTTTTCCTAATTGTTATCGCCACCTTTTACTGCTTGTGCGAGAAGAAAAAGGTAACCGCTGGCCAAGTGAAACCTTCCAAGCCTCCTTCCTATGAAGAGGCTACTTCGATCAAGACCACGGTTCCATTGCAGCCACTGATCAATGAAGTGTAGGACGTCGGCGCAGCTCTCAGTTTAAATCTCAAGCCCTAGTGTTCAACTTGACTTTGCTTTGGGAGATATTCGTTCTTAGATATTTGGATATGCCAGCTGTTAAGATAAACCATCTAATTAACTAGTTTTTATTATGACGGGAGATGGACTGCTGGTGTTTATCTTTCTAAACTGAAAAATTGCTCGTAGACCTCGCACATCTTGTCTCCAACTTGACATTGgttttacagtcaactctctctaagacggacacctttgggaccggcaccaGCTATCCGCcatagagagatgtccgtcttatagagagtcaaataaagggagcaaagaaaggcagggaccatctctaggtgtccgttttacagaggtgtccgtcttataggaggtgtccgttaagagagagtcgactgtatttcaattaatttctacccTTAGAGTTAATTGCATGTTAATAAAGATTGAAAACCTATACAAAGGATAGAGTATTAAAGTAGGGAAAATCTTTAATTGCGAGAGAAAGAGAAGACGGAGAAACTAAGAAAGACAAAGCCTAGAGAAAGACAAGGGACAAGCAAGAGAGAAGTCCGAGAAAATgagcaagaaaaggaaaaagtacAGAGGCGAAAAAATGTAAGGCAGGGAACGAGAACTGTAGAGCAAACGGAATAAGGGTTTATAATTGAACTCTTAGTTAAAGAGTACAAGTAACTTTCAATAAATCGTCTTGTCCGTCTGAGAGACTCTCATTAACTCCGCACTGTTGGAGCACATTTCATTCACTCTACCCCGGCGGAGAACCTCCCACTTTGCTTTCACAAACGCCCTCTCGACTTACCTATACAAAGATATCGCATTAAAAGTCGGTTCAATAATTATGGGTGTCTTTAGCAGCACTTGAATGAGCTTATGTAAAAGATCACCTCTGTAGCTGCAGTATTTAAGCTTTAAATTGCCAGAGAAATCAGGGGAAACTGGGCGCGCGAGTTGAGGGAGGGAAGGCAACGGCCGATTGTGGCAGAACTGTTTTGGGCACAACTGAGACAAATGCGCATAGAGTTTTACCGTTCAagcctaatatatagatttagccagggctaaaagcgaagctcccgttaataaattcataatttaaatcagacaataaacttgtaaatCCAGAGATCAGttcacattcatgtgacttttgaggcaaagaaCTTGAGCCTGCGGTCATTTgtaaagtagcaacttgtcagcggatactttcaaaaaaaacactcgaaccgGCGGtaggtcgatacctgagcccgcgatacggtcaggcgtactggtcagcagaaacactattttgacagctgtcaattaatcataACATTGATGtaccaaactagctagaaagtgtaagattaaacattggtatgcctgtggtgcggagggacggaaggtcgggtggtcggtgtacagtcacgtgattgccgaattttctaggatggatagattttctaagctatggggcttcgaattgagcccgtgatcaaataaaatatcagcgcaaaactttaaacactacgtgacctcaatggatagaaacatgagcccgcgatacactcaggtgatgatggtcagcgtatactctagtttgacagctgtcaattaactttcattagaatggcgaatattcgaattaacagactacgagtgtccataagacatatccgtccggcgtgtagtggaaaatgccagatcgtgtacctgagagaacctgagcccacgttatttgttttctgatagtggtctgcacatgtcccattttgacagctgtcaagtgaccttaatttggcttgccagtataactttaaacgactgtcagccaactgacagccttgcccgtcgtagtttcgtttttatgttgaattggtaagtgtgacatattatatcggcgtatatgtaggggcaaaacgactggtctttcatctgagcccgcgagatggtcatgtgttAATTgccagcggatgtctgattttgacagctgtcaatctaatagTACTCATAccgatggcttacataactgaaaggctAATCAAGTTGTGCAaaatctattgtgacatttgacatcgggtTTTATGAAGTGTGTATACGGGTGGGCGGGcctacgctacgtcataaccaaattttctcggatggatagtttaccaaatttcttacccatggtgctccgctgcgcgcatgcttcgcgcgcgcgagagctccgctataaataaataaataaatataaaacagtACATACAGTAGTGGGACACCCAAAACTCTGGGCGCGGTGCACACCGCAAAAGATTTGAAATCACGTGTACGGCAAACACCAGATTCAAGTTCACGGCTTCTCATATTAGgagataaaaagataaaaactgtacaaaataattcttatcGATGAAGTAGAGATTTAACTACTTACTTTTATGTAGTCATATTGGTCTCTAAACAGCAAGTAAAGGAAAAACGTAAATGTGATTCTAAATCTGTAATAAAAACAGTTGTCAGTGAAAATGGAGGTTGTCGTAGGGAGCTTCATCTAGCCCGCATTTCCACACCCACAAATTTTGAAAGAACCCAGTTCTTTCCCGTTCCTTAATTCGTCAGAAAACACAATAAAGTTTACGTTTGCTTATCTAGCACAGCTTGAGTTCTCTCGATCGGAAACAAAGATTTCTTTTTGTTCCGTTTTGACTGAATGTGTGATCAGTTTGCGTGACCTGATGGGTCAATGACGACATCATAATACACCTAATGTATTCACGTACAGGGAATGTTATTTATAGTGTATCAACGAAAAACACGAAAGATGAAGACTTTTGTTGCCCCGATCCTGTccgtttttgttcttctttcgGGAGTATCAGGTGAGAAATATCTTGAAAAAACGCAAGATGAAATTATAAATATAAACAGCTGTCTGACTTATTTGAGTAGTTATACGCCATGGTCTTCCGTATGGCGGTAGAATCGATGGTTCATTTGAATTATATCTCGctaacatttctttcttttggtaCTGATTGTTTCTTCATTGCGAAATAAGATTTTGAATTATCTTCAGTTCGTTTCGGTCGACAGTACATATACTTTTCTTTGTATTGCTTCTCTGTTGGCTCCGATGTGTCAAAAGATATGCATCCGTGAGTAATGACATGTCATACAGATAAGCCGAATTTTTAAAGACGACACGTTTTTGCTCAACAATCTAGCTATTCATAATCTCGTTAACATATATTTTAGTTTGTAAGCTACAATTCTCTACTTTGGcattaaaaaattgtttgactgagaaagaaaatgtaGACGCAAGCACATTCATTTTAGATTCGACTTCCTTCATCTTCATAATTTCCTGTTTCCTCCGTAATCGTTCGTAGCAGAATGTGCTATAGAATCGAGTTTTTGGGATCATTCCTCCATAAGCAAGTCCGTCCATCCAATGGATTGAATCGATGACCCTATTTCTTTGCTTTCGTCGCTGTGTACTTatgcagaaaaaaattctaaagccattaaaacaacaaagactGATAAATGGAGGTGAATTAACAATTTAAAATGGAGTCCGACATTGGccggggggggcggggggctaGTGTATGAGCTGCTTGTAAGATCTCTCCTAATTGGTCCGGCCTGGGTTACTGTTTATCAGTGTTAATTTATAGTTGTACAATGTAGGCTTAAACGGGCATGTGATGATCATTCAATAGTCAAGCTATACAAGTGAATGTAGTTAGCAATTCAGGTCACATATCAACGTTTTTAATTATAGTAAAGAACAGTTGCCATTAGTTTGTTCACAATAagcttttttccatttttttcttctatcttgcaaacaacaaaaacgcTACAATGCTCGAAATTGAAAGGAATATCACAAAAAGTTTTTTCAAGTGTTAAAATTTTCCGAGATTAGTTTAGAGATAAAAATAACCAGATTTCAGGAATCTTTACGGGCCCTTTTTCCGGATCACAACAACCTCGTGGGAAAAACGCCCTGGGGACGCGGTCGGAAACACAGACCTAATTAGACTCCACTCAGTCTTATTCTGAGCTTCCTGTTAATTATAGTCTTTAGTTGAGTGAAGTTTCACGTTAAAAGTATTTATTACTATTCTCTCTTGCACTTACTTATAACTTACATTCTGACTATGACCAGGTTTTACCTAAAATAAtagtttttatctttgttttccttATAACTTAACAGGTGTTAGACATGGTGGTGACCAGGCCAACGATACCTCTCCGGACATTTCTAACGAGAAGTGTCCACTGCAATTGAATACTAAACTTCCCGGCATGAATTGTTCAGTTCCTAACGACTACTTCTGTGGGCAAATCACGTGCTCAGCTCTCTTCAGCCACGTGGATATCAAGTTGACCATGAAAATTACCCAAGTGGATGATTCAGATTGGCCAAGTGGGTACATTTCGGCTTATATCAGTTTGTCTGTTCGAGACAACCTGACATGGTCGCACTCCTTCCTTGATGGCGAAAAGTTTAAGGTTCCTGGGTTCCCGCTGAAAGTGGAAGGTTTTGAGGGAGCTGATGTGTTTTTACAGGTCTccctaaagaaagaaaatcgcgCCATCTATTTCAAGGTAAGCATGATTGAGTATAAGGTCGGTTTCCTGTGCGTTAGAAACTTTCGTCGGGTGTGCGGAATATTTGGTCGTGAAAACGTTATGTAGACCCCTTCTCCACTCCCCGCGAACATAACTTCTTTAGCCCTGATGCCCACCCCAACGGtcactatttctactctcccccaAACCTCCTCTTACATAatcgaaatttgcagtcatttgagtgaaaagggTCAAAAGGCCGTTTTTTTTGAGCCCGGGAAGCTCGAAAATCACAccaacgaaggaaaaggaaagggaaaaaataatagagcgaggagaaagaggggaagagaagaaaaaagagcaaTGGTTGTACACTTAATTAGCttttataatggctactttgAAAGCTTTTGGCTGAAAAAAACTCAGTGTTTGACggtaacgtttttaaaaatccggctagatatgtATGACCCAGAAAAAAAGCTGCTTTGTTCTTTAATACAGCAAATCTTGAATTTTCTAATTACAAAGTTATAACACTGCAAACGCAAGGCTGATACAATGGTTATAAGGTCTGCTAATAAGAGTCAAAAGCGATTCACGTAACTTTGACAGTGAATCAAAGGAAGGTGTACTGCGAAGAGGGAAGAAGCTGGAAAAGAATATATCAGGCTGACAATTTATGCTCATGATcgctttctttcttctctttacTTTTCTGTTAAGTTTTTATTCCACTGTTATCACGATCAGGTTGACTTACACGCTATATGGAGTAACCTCACAACAGAGAAAACATACAGTACAACGATCTTTGCGGGAAAAACGCCAGACGATCCCATGTTAACCATTGCAGTTTGCCGTTTTCGTCCCTTTGATGGTAAGTATGATGTAACTAGATGTACTAATGATCATGAGCATCTTCAAAACTATAACAGCACAGGTAATTAGTGCTCACAACTGGAATTTTAACGCGGCTTCTGAACGCCTGTATTCAGCCGCACAGCTTGGCGCAACATGGTTGACCGAACACGGATCATTTCAAAAAAGCATTGTGAAAATGGCTCAGTATATGCCGGCACGAAAACCCTAGTATAAACACCTATCAACTATGGTAGTTTTCACTTTCGAAATCGACGCAGCACATCTTCgcttcgttacagaaatcgcgctgaGCTGATCACCGTTTTcttgtgtgaacagaagccatATCCCggcggtatggttttcgtgccggcgcaaagaCTATTTGGTACATAGCCTTCATGTGAAATTCGCCTTTATGGCTGACAATGCCTTTGGCGTTTGTGCCATCCGCTTATGCGGGGCGCAGGTGTTGCCAACATAAtacaaaaacatcaaaaatactCCACCATCACTGAGCTCAGTCAGAAGAAAACAGGACATTGTAAATTgctaaaatttctttttaatttgataCCTTTTTTCTTTCCCGCTTCATACAGGTAAGTCAGATGATCATGAACGCCCATTTCATAAAAGATTCCAGGCGTTCCCGACTTTTTCCAAGGTTCTGATTGCTATGGCAGTTTTTGCACTTGTATTTTTCCTAATCGTTATCGCCTCCTTTTACTACTGCAAGAAGAAAAAGGTAACCGCTGGCCAAGTGAATCCTTCCAAGCCTCCTTCCTATGAAGAGGCTACTTCGATCAAAACCAAGGTTCCGATGCAGCCGCTGATCAATGAAGTGTAGGACGTCGGCGCAGCTTTCAGTTTAAATCTCAAGCCTTAGTGTTCAACTTGACTTTGCTTTGGAAGATATTCGGTTTTTGATATTTGAATATGCCAACTGTTAATATAAACCATCTAATTAACTAGTTTTGATTAGATGGGAGATGGACTGCTGATGTTTTTATATGCCAATGGTTTATTTTTCTGAACTGAATCAGCTGAATCAGCAATTTCTTGCTCGCACATCTTGTCTCAAACTTGACATCggttttatttaattaatttctaCCTTTAGAGTTAATTGCATGTTAATGAAGATTGAAAAGCTATACAAAGAATAGAGTACTGATAAAAGTACGGAAAACTACTTTAATTGCGGGAGAAAGAGAAGACGGAGAaactaaaaaagacaaagctgaGAGAAAGGCAAGGGAGATTCAAAAGAGAAGTCCGAGTaactgagaaagaaaaggaaaaggagcaGAGGCAagaaaatagggagcttaataagcaactacgacgatagtccagtcaatctaggcattttcgaggctcaacatcaaactaattgcaacagaattgttttcaacgtcatttaagtaagggtggcctatctagcaacatactaaaaatccgccaaattCCGATCGGTAGAAGACGTCAAAATTAAGcgttaaacattttgagctttAAACACAGGCAACCCACGTTATGTGAAATATacgttaaaacaaaaaatgcacaaaatgtgtttgttacttttatggaaaagtgaaagaagaaagaataactgcTACCTAGTTTTCGGTGATAAAAACGAagcgtttcttttttcaaaaggaTAAATATTAAACACGGTTGGCTTTTGCACAGAAAGCCCATGCTCCACTCTAGGAACCCCAAAATAACAGGAGGCTTACagaaaactacaacaaatttagtCGTAACGCtttaaatctgaaaaatgatGGCCGTTACTTAATCATTGGCTTTAAAtatataatggtaattgaactaagtggagtgcaatttggtctgaaatcatacgcgtgatttcaaaatcgaacgagcgcgcagcacgagttcgatttgaaatcacaagtatgatttcagaccaaaattgcacgacacgaagttcaattaccactttattacatccattttgaaatcgcagaatttagtcagtactaatattttattgatcgcgtagccggtttgttaaacagccgaaacaaaaaggcttttacatctcattttgtattcgaaacagaaatgatgcgatatatacaacaaaaatagtgcgatttaaaacagaaatgatgcgatttagaacatgaatgacgcgatttggaacagatgcgatttagagcaaaaaatggtgcgatttaggaataaatcacactgctgagagccaatcagattgcacagatagccagtgatttcaaagtggatgtaataaatgtatatattctttttttcaTGAGATTTCTGTTAGCCGCAAGAGTAAGAAAAGTATTTATCTAGTtggatttttaaagaaagttacaGCCAAAATAGAGCTCTCCCCtccaacagttttttctttcaaaaactatctccaaagaagtcaacatagaaactaagagtgcagccattacttttttttttctctttctcttcgctctttctatttttcctttctttgttcttttctaGGGGA
This window encodes:
- the LOC140932945 gene encoding uncharacterized protein: MLFIVYQRKTRKMKTFVAPILSVFVLLSGVSGVRHGGDQANDTSPDISNEKCPLQLNTKLPGMNCSVPNDYFCGQITCSALFSHVDIKLTMKITQVDDSDWPSGYISAYISLSVRDNLTWSHSFLDGEKFKVPGFPLKVEGFEGADVFLQVSLKKENRAIYFKVDLHAIWSNLTTEKTYSTTIFAGKTPDDPMLTIAVCRFRPFDGKSDDHERPFHKRFQAFPTFSKVLIAMAVFALVFFLIVIASFYYCKKKKVTAGQVNPSKPPSYEEATSIKTKVPMQPLINEV